One genomic region from Scomber scombrus chromosome 19, fScoSco1.1, whole genome shotgun sequence encodes:
- the dcdc2b gene encoding doublecortin domain-containing protein 2B: MAAGTAATTLLPPVKSVVVYRNGDPFYSGRRFIVNQRQVVTMEAFLNEVTQNIGAPLAVRTLYTPRQGHRVIELQDLQTGSQYVAAGFERFKKLDYLNAGMKKQPAAREETQAKIIQRPNVSARWRKFIPVPCIIHVFRNGDLLCPPFRFIIPRSMQQDLEQILSLVTEKVSLRTGAVRRLCSLEGATVSSVGELETGHCYVAVGTERFKKLPYVELLVSKATERYYPEKRRILRRATNRKAGSGPEDQYSDSALLESPEMSDGRRVKSTGDEAAAPQSIQQTTGREGADETSMFFARPVKIRKNRGQPRPPLSNGSVQHSMFKRGARQRREEVRGAEEVQEDENTATELPVDQRVAEIVEDEEQNHTNDLHSTQQVLDVEQKTLRDTQDMTENTARAEESTDEILDSPSIQLEQNHHQEGAVAKENSGFIKEDTSS, encoded by the exons ATGGCTGCCGGCACTGCAGCCACAACTCTTCTACCTCCGGTGAAGAGCGTGGTGGTGTACAGGAATGGAGACCCCTTCTACAGTGGACGGAGGTTCATAGTTAACCAGCGACAGGTGGTCACTATGGAGGCCTTTCTAAATGAAGTGACCCAGAACATTGGTGCTCCGCTTGCCGTCAGGACTCTGTACACCCCCAGACAGGGCCACAGGGTCATAGAGCTTCAGGACCTTCAGACAGGATCCCAGTATGTTGCTGCTGGTTTTGAAAGGTTCAAAAAACTGGA TTACCTGAATGCAGGGATGAAAAAGCAGCCCGCTGCCCGTGAAGAAACTCAG GCAAAAATAATCCAGAGGCCAAATGTTTCAGCCAGATGGAGGAAGTTCATACCTGTACCTTGCATTATACA tgttttccgAAATGGAGATCTCCTGTGTCCGCCATTCCGATTCATCATCCCACGGAGCATGCAGCAGGACCTGGAGCAGATCCTGAGTCTGGTCACAGAGAAAGTCAGCTTACGGACCGGAGCTGTACGCAG GTTGTGCTCCTTGGAAGGAGCGACTGTGTCTTCAGTTGGGGAGCTGGAGACTGGCCACTGTTATGTTGCCGTGGGTACAGAAAGGTTCAAGAAACTTCCATATGTGGAGCTGCTGGTTTCAAAAGCCACAGAGAG gTATTACCCAGAAAAGAGAAGGATATTGAGGAGGGCGACG aACAGGAAAGCAGGGAGTGGCCCAGAAGACCAGTACAGTGACTCCGCTCTCCTCGAGTCTCcagag ATGTCCGACGGGCGGAGGGTTAAGTCAACAGGAGATGAAGCTGCAGCTCCACAATCCATACAGCAGACGACTGGGAGAGAAGGGGCCGATGAGACATCCATGTTTTTCGCCAGGCCAGTCAAGATCCGCAAAAACCGAGGGCAGCCAAGACCACCACTCAGCAATGGATCTG TCCAGCACAGCATGTTTAAAAGGGGAGCAcggcagaggagagaggaggtcaGAGGAgctgaggaggtgcaggaggatgAGAATACAGCTACAGAGCTTCCTGTTGACCAG AGAGTAGCAGAAATAGTGGAGGATGAGGAACAAAACCACACAAATGATCTGCACAGCACACAGCAG GTGTTGGACGTGGAACAGAAGACATTAAGAGATACTCAGGATATGACAGAAAATACTGCAAGAGCTGAAGAGTCTACTGATGAAATATTG GACTCCCCATCAATACAACTGGAGCAGAACCATCATCAAGAGGGAGCAGTGGCCAAAGAGAACAGTGGCTTCATCAAAGAGGACACGTCATCATAA
- the iqcc gene encoding IQ domain-containing protein C, whose amino-acid sequence MDRSKWEKILTYFQSYARGHLVRKEVHRAREDFEDIVTEIDGGLAHLKWRETIISIPHFTDTDGPILRPSKLDVSACYQSPAATAACSLSEQKGEDHHLPPQKIEAEKDDSQIKSPISLSRECFHGSPGREDRNFNKVRTVSVMESTGDSTTIWSSLELDMNHSHSHKGSQPCCLAQEVPRTSEALRLHRNTLTMELVWLQQAIDSRKKYLSLKERLSIS is encoded by the exons atGGACAGAAGCAAATGGGAGAAGATACTCACCTATTTTCAG TCATATGCACGGGGACACCTGGTGAGAAAAGAGGTCCATCGTGCACGAGAAGACTTTGAAGACATCGTGACAGAGATTGATGGGGGTCTGGCCCACTTGAAATGGAGAGAGACAATCATCTCCATTCCCCACTTCACAGACACT GATGGCCCAATTTTACGACCCAGTAAACTAGATGTCAGTGCTTGTTACCAGAGcccagcagcaacagcagcatgtTCCTTATCTGAGCAGAAAGGGGAGGatcatcatctccctccacagAAGATTGAAGCTGAGAAAGATGACTCTCAAATCAAAAGCCCAATCTCCCTTTCCAGGGAGTGTTTCCACGGCAGCCCTGGTAGAGAGGATAGAAACTTCAACAAAGTACGTACTGTCAGTGTGATGGAGAGCACAGGAGACTCCACCACCATCTGGAGCAGTTTAGAGCTGGACATGAACCACAGTCACTCTCACAAAG GTTCCCAGCCGTGCTGCCTGGCCCAGGAGGTGCCACGTACCTCAGAGGCCCTGCGTCTCCATAGAAACACCCTGACCATGGAGCTGGTCTGGCTCCAACAGGCCATtgacagcaggaaaaag tACTTGTCACTGAAGGAGAGGCTGAGCATATCCTGA
- the tmem234 gene encoding transmembrane protein 234, which translates to MVTIVELLSLLLVAVLWGCTNPFLKKGTEGIEHVSKTSRVSQLLAEVKFLLLNLKYLIPFLLNQSGSLVYYYTLSTTELSLAVPVANTLTFLCTLLTGKLLGEEFGGKQAVAGMFLTMVGITLCVISSMEDPGKQNMNQTVH; encoded by the exons ATGGTGACTATTG TGGAGCTGCTGAGTCTGCTGCTGGTGGCAGTGCTGTGGGGCTGCACTAATCCATTCCTGAAGAAGGGTACAGAGGGGATAGAACATGTTTCAAAGACCAGCAGAGTATCGCAGCTACTTGCTGAGGTTAAGTTTCTTCTCCTCAATCTAAAG TACCTCATCCCATTTCTGCTGAACCAGAGTGGCTCTCTGGTCTACTATTACACACTTTCCACCACAG AGTTATCGCTTGCTGTTCCTGTGGCCAATACTCTCACCTTCCTTTGCACTCTGCTCACTGGCAAGTTACTTGGTGAAGAGTTTGGAGGCAAAC agGCTGTTGCAGGAATGTTCCTCACCATGGTTGGCATCACTTTGTGTGTTATAAGCTCTATGGAGGACCCTGGCAAGCAGAATATGAATCAGACTGTGCACTAA
- the ncmap gene encoding noncompact myelin-associated protein yields MQAPTASPVSNTTTPSNTTTVTKSKEQILIQSSGAMIAVIVIGIIIILAILLIILKTYNRRTHVSRVLGVNRGSKPRPKLSQSTVQSNMPLSTMGVSSVSGIMTISNPASQNGFQFPRVELNSMEGNQIEQFSTTSESTVVTMHDHPSLGNT; encoded by the exons ATGCAAGCTCCAACTGCCTCACCTGTGAGCAACACTACAACACCTTCAAACACAACCACCGTCACCAAATCAAAAGAACAAATACTGATCCAGA GTTCTGGGGCAATGATTGCTGTCATTGTCATAGGTATTATCATCATTCTTGCCATTCTACTGATCATCTTGAAGACATATAACAG GCGGACACATGTATCTCGAGTCCTGGGAGTCAACAGGGGCTCCAAACCTCGTCCAAAACTGTCACAATCCACAGTTCAGAGCAACATGCCACTGAGCACCATGGGAGTCAGCTCTGTGTCGGGCATCATGACCATATCAAACCCAGCCTCACAGAACGGCTTCCAGTTTCCCAGAGTGGAACTGAACAGCATGGAGGGAAACCAAATAGAGCAGTTCAGCACAACCAGTGAATCCACGGTAGTCACCATGCATGACCATCCATCACTAGGAAACACATAG